The proteins below are encoded in one region of Naumovozyma castellii chromosome 6, complete genome:
- the NCAS0F01610 gene encoding uncharacterized protein, protein MHGMPLYMSPIVGTGCLDLGSQGDLISFNVSLPFNHTLWIQGGGSYNVNIHFTGPPLSSNNIVIRGFDTSHVTKFFADSYPTTTDPNLFSYSYNNLTGILDYMTPGGTFTFNIGTGFNDTSFELTTPGTMVIQPLAVAQERPSNCPTDPWGVSGSLNNCRGPPPLNNPDIFTGSYYQDNITEIISYYTTLASDRLPTTIRTVSYYIPSITVPSAYLLTVTIPFKTLTKLISYYTTPRTFMGITDLPYIATTIITLSGLPSPYTTTLTTDSMTVSGIVSFYSGGSSTKTLTLASTSFYTQYTNITTTVTEYPRGTIFPTSWISKEISGTATITYSTSMETYVVKTQA, encoded by the coding sequence ATGCATGGAATGCCTCTTTATATGTCACCTATTGTAGGCACAGGATGTCTAGATTTGGGGAGTCAAGGAGATTTGATCTCTTTTAATGTCTCGCTTCCATTTAATCATACTCTGTGGATTCAGGGAGGCGGTTCTTACAATGTAAACATACATTTTACTGGACCACCTCTATCTTCCAACAATATTGTTATACGAGGTTTTGATACATCACATGTAACAAAATTCTTTGCGGATTCCTATCCTACTACAACTGATCCGAATTTATTTAGCTATTCCTATAACAACCTTACAGGTATATTGGATTATATGACACCAGGCGGTACATTCACTTTCAACATTGGGACAGGCTTCAACGATACCAGCTTTGAGTTAACTACTCCTGGAACCATGGTTATACAGCCGCTGGCTGTGGCACAAGAGCGACCATCTAATTGCCCCACAGACCCTTGGGGAGTCAGCGGGTCCTTAAATAATTGTCGAGGTCCACCACCACTTAACAATCCTGACATTTTTACTGGATCTTACTATCAAGATAATATTACCGAGATCATTTCATACTATACGACTCTTGCTTCTGACAGGTTGCCTACTACCATAAGAACAGTCAGTTATTATATTCCGTCGATTACTGTACCGTCTGCATATTTACTTACGGTAACCATTCCCTTCAAAACTCTTACTAAATTAATTTCGTACTATACGACGCCTAGAACATTTATGGGTATAACAGATCTTCCTTACATAGCAACGACAATTATTACATTAAGTGGACTGCCCTCGCCATATACTACGACGTTGACGACAGATAGCATGACCGTTTCAGGGATAGTTTCATTTTATTCCGGTGGATCCAGCACCAAGACATTAACACTTGCCTCCACATCATTCTATACTCAATATACAAACATCACGACAACTGTGACGGAGTATCCCAGGGGTACTATTTTCCCAACAAGTTGGATTTCAAAAGAGATTAGTGGAACGGCCACTATCACGTACTCTACATCCATGGAAACGTATGTCGTGAAGACGCAGGCCTGA
- the NCAS0F01600 gene encoding uncharacterized protein (ancestral locus Anc_7.81), translating into MSSSSKDSVTMEDRSKHVSELLKVLMDINVMNGGNTDTAEKMKLHAKNFESALYAKSSSKKEYLDSMQEKVSAMRNTRDARQKAIDQRTDQMNMQRSQQQQQQQASNNYIPPAKFNNNGNNNPNGNINPQAFMNQQAQARQQAALQLKNRQAVQQQQQQQQRAQLSPQQQQLINQMKIAPIPRELLQKIPNIPQGVTTWQQVTELAQQKRLSPQDMQIAKEMYKIHQQLLLKSKLQQQQQQRTNGNNNDNGLVPNNQMQQQQQQQQQQQQQQRNVPVNSNGNQQRPQNQSRELPNVLGQINQIFSTEEQRALLQEAMEACKNYQRNQFGNANVPDQARQLFIRKYINQKALKKIQTIRMAQQSAAAAANGNIPKSQSNQPVPSQRNNGQQPTPSINGFNGNANMNQVPNPQINNMPPTSNGAPMQNQHQLTPQQRAAQQQRVMQMLQPTPQDIETVRKISSDASRTPLRLSDITNSLSPQEKEEIKRKLQMNQQLFAQVSNYAPQVYVFTKSEGFLKEVLQLRIFVKEILEKCAEGIFVVKLDTVDKLVMKYQKYWESMKLQLLRRQQLIQEQQAQNNQTQGQNNNNNVNGVANPPISQQQQRVQGSMQQIQQQMQQKQWQQTPHLNNNTGTTTPVVSAVPSKSNIPASNYQQMVSSNIGPVMSNKTASATPALSERISPKKEASVKGNRGKSVSKKNSPATATATSGTINQATPSNIVGSKSNTPMVGNFASPLVPNKTSTQQPQNSPSPLTVPVANIANNNNNKMNPYRGEEEKLADLNIKKSEIMSRFKHRREVYGESQIDLFLLTLGDCLGCKDGNMEPIYEIPQIMIDHTNGTGKKKVTKAVQRIRDRDVVNVNVRDNKLIMQSKSKPEDRSYTIDIRDVASVFKNASGLCNLTDMSISPNIKFSEGTNKKKRKLQDVDISPVGSNTSPSSSLMSESKRIKIDSPDDMFMGKTSVNEDTADMDKTNLNVAQNIWDWNYWETVKQ; encoded by the coding sequence ATGAGCTCCTCCAGTAAGGACTCTGTCACTATGGAGGATCGTTCCAAGCACGTCTCAGAACTTCTTAAAGTGTTGATGGATATAAACGTCATGAATGGTGGTAATACAGACACTGCagaaaagatgaaattacATGCAAAGAACTTTGAAAGTGCTCTATATGcaaaatcttcatcaaaaaaGGAATATCTGGATAGTATGCAGGAAAAGGTTTCTGCCATGCGAAATACAAGAGATGCTAGACAAAAAGCCATAGACCAAAGGACGGATCAAATGAATATGCAGCGATcacagcagcaacagcaacagcaagCTTCTAATAACTATATTCCTCCCgcaaaattcaataacaatggtaataataacCCAAATGGTAACATCAATCCTCAAGCTTTCATGAATCAACAGGCGCAAGCAAGACAACAAGCTGCCTtgcaattgaagaatagACAAGCTGTtcaacagcagcagcaacaacaacagcgTGCTCAATTAAGTCCGCAGCAACAGCAGTTGATTAATCAAATGAAAATCGCACCTATTCCTCGTGAGTTGCTGCAGAAAATACCCAATATTCCACAAGGTGTGACGACCTGGCAACAAGTCACAGAATTGGCTCAACAAAAAAGATTATCTCCTCAGGATATGCAAATTGCCAAAGAAATGTACAAGATTCACCAACAGTTGTTATTGAAATCTAAACttcagcagcagcagcaacagaGAACCAATGGAAACAACAATGATAATGGCTTAGTTCCAAATAATCAAAtgcagcagcaacagcaacagcaacagcaacagcagcaacaacaaagGAATGTACCTGTTAACAGTAATGGCAACCAGCAGAGACCACAGAATCAATCGAGAGAGTTACCAAACGTTCTTGGCCAAATTAATCAGATCTTTTCTACAGAGGAACAAAGAGCTTTGTTGCAAGAGGCCATGGAAGCATGTAAgaattatcaaagaaaccaatttggaaatgCTAATGTTCCTGACCAAGCTAGACAATTATTCATAAGAAAGTATATAAACCAAAAAGccttgaagaagattcaGACGATTAGAATGGCCCAACAGTCTGCTGCAGCCGCTGCTAACGGTAATATACCCAAATCACAATCCAATCAGCCCGTACCGTCTCAAAGAAACAATGGTCAGCAACCAACACCATCTATTAACGGATTTAATGGTAATGCAAACATGAATCAAGTACCTAATCcacaaataaataatatgCCACCTACATCAAACGGAGCCCCAATGCAGAATCAACATCAATTAACACCACAACAAAGGGCTgctcaacaacaacgaGTAATGCAAATGCTACAACCCACGCCTCAGGATATTGAAACTGTTAGAAAGATATCATCCGATGCCTCAAGAACACCACTAAGACTGTCTGATATCActaattcattatcacctcaggagaaagaagaaatcaagAGAAAATTACAAATGAATCAGCAATTGTTTGCACAGGTTAGTAATTACGCACCCCAGGTTTATGTGTTTACTAAAAGTGAAGGTTTCTTGAAGGAAGTGTTACAGTTGAGAATATTTGTTAAGGAAATTTTAGAAAAATGTGCAGAAGGAATTTTTGTCGTGAAATTGGACACAGTTGATAAGTTAGtaatgaaatatcaaaagTATTGGGAAAGTATGAAATTGCAGCTTCTAAGGAGACAGCAATTGATCCAGGAACAACAGGCACAGAATAACCAAACTCAGGGAcaaaacaataacaataatgtTAATGGTGTTGCCAACCCACCGATTTCtcagcaacaacaaagaGTTCAAGGATCGATGCAGCAgattcaacaacaaatgcAACAAAAGCAGTGGCAACAAACACCGCATCTCAATAACAATACTGGAACCACGACACCGGTGGTTTCTGCAGTTCCAAGTAAGAGTAATATACCTGCCTCGAATTACCAACAAATGGTTTCAAGTAATATTGGTCCTGTTATGAGTAATAAAACCGCATCGGCAACACCAGCCCTTTCAGAACGAATCTCACCAAAGAAGGAAGCTAGTGTAAAAGGCAACAGAGGAAAATCTGTAAGCAAGAAAAATTCTCCGGCGACCGCCACGGCTACTTCAGGCACCATAAATCAAGCTACGCCGAGCAACATTGTTGGAAGTAAATCAAATACCCCCATGGTGGGCAATTTTGCATCTCCATTAGTTCCTAATAAAACTTCTACACAACAGCCACAAAATTCTCCATCACCATTAACCGTTCCTGTAGCCAATATtgctaataataataataataaaatgaaTCCATATAgaggagaagaagagaagttAGCAGATTTGAACATTAAGAAAAGTGAAATTATGTCAAGATTTAAGCATCGTAGAGAAGTCTATGGTGAATCACAAATTGATTTATTCCTTCTAACTTTAGGTGATTGTCTAGGTTGTAAAGATGGCAATATGGAGCCCATATATGAAATTCCACAAATTATGATTGATCATACTAATGGAACtgggaagaagaaagttaCTAAGGCGGTTCAAAGAATAAGGGATCGTGATGTTGTTAATGTTAATGTAAGggataataaattaataatgcAAAGTAAGAGTAAACCAGAAGATAGGAGTTATACCATTGACATTAGGGATGTGGCTTCTGTGTTCAAGAATGCTAGTGGACTCTGTAATTTAACAGATATGAGTATATCGCctaatattaaattcagTGAGGGGActaacaagaagaaaagaaagttACAAGACGTGGATATCAGTCCTGTAGGATCTAATACGTCgccatcttcatcattaatgaGTGAATCTAAGAGAATTAAGATTGATTCTCCTGATGATATGTTTATGGGGAAGACTTCCGTTAATGAAGATACGGCTGATATGGATAAAACAAACTTGAATGTCGCTCAAAACATATGGGATTGGAATTATTGGGAAACTGTAAAACAATGA
- the PSK1 gene encoding serine/threonine protein kinase PSK1 (ancestral locus Anc_7.86), with protein sequence MPYIGASNLSTNSFINLKEKHSIKNRISETGSHSNANSNSGSVSIASTTDTLGSPNLKQITNMDNYPTSDFSTSDVSTPLKHSLSNSSSTMFHKPPVPPAASSSPLPPAPLDEIRALSLDSTSSTSIDIDSKELFNIPNESTHSYSYNPLSPNSLAVRLSILKRTLEIIIGNPAMLREPDEDLTSMPTNNSSVKHSRTNTSSLHKNTSNNNNYNNDKILERTQSLSNNLFLNNPYFHGRSERSNSVSTEKLRGRNDSMASNNSIVNTLTAPTAALNAFVSNTTPSLQQQETKPSLIPPHVTKVRSSIRRANSLAFLPTSWNNYDTSMRRISNSHRENSTSNLPATLNFRHPFATNNETTLNSVDNEFDEENETENLSPAGGASISSQGGKTNSIPFMDPDLSDSVELINTQRSNLIALLDLLNETLENNASPTSPRASDLHMISLLNINKIILNGNESGDSYSSKADQRSQALKKTLLDSLAEPFYERTIVEESLIESEEATREEVDDFVGSDDAVALGDMRPQQDYGRILRTFTSTKNSAPQAIFTCTLTNPWKFKAANDLACLLFGISKNALKALTLLDLIHTDSRPFVLHKILSTEGQELVFAGEIIGIIQPGANSNSSGLIWASFWAKRKNGLLVCVFERVPCDYVDVLLNSSDFSVENIVKKSGLLDETDLKNTNSTQTINHNETHPKFELGVFDDKDEDDDDSEDEDSIAPKQKEATKTVKFANDVRDLGQISQSLKQLIEDVCDGKLTSPDDDLLPLSLRVSNHINQKRYFTLNHLSSNIPCAVSSSILENELKLKIHSLPYEAGLFIVDSHTLQLISFNKSISKNMFGHHFSELVGKSITEIIPSFAKLMDYLKKKFPHLDVNTSRNQGLVLTEHFFRKMQAEMLGDPSSFYTSVGIDGRHQDGRTIKVDFQLRVMNANVILVWITHSREVALADYSTTPSQLQMLKEKDLSVFGSTSSSNISSKKSSGKYSIGSIDDRTSLSVNTSHDSKSRLEVTTNRTMSDIGSVDDEDEIDDTGSEIMVEDPETKHKLELAKIYSRNKSQFVKGNFKVDEYLIKSKCFSETGSTTTLEEDVPSDTSSPPNEVTAEPQTTFLRKPAKKIGSEKHIKKFSDFLILQKMGEGAYGKVNMCIHKVKKYIVVIKMIFKERILVDTWVRDRQLGTIPSEIQIMATLNKKPHDNILSLLDFFEDDDYYYIETPVHGETGCIDLFDLIEFKTNMTEFEAKLIFKQIVSGIKHLHDQGIVHRDIKDENVIVDSKGCVKIIDFGSAAYVKSGPFDVFVGTIDYAAPEVLSGEPYEGKPQDIWAIGILLYTIVFKENPFYNIDEILEGELKFNNSNDISEDCIELIKKILIRSVPKRPLIEEIFNDKWLIL encoded by the coding sequence ATGCCGTATATAGGAGCATCAAACCTTTCGACAAATTCttttataaatttgaaagaaaaacattCTATAAAGAACAGGATATCGGAGACAGGATCGCACTCAAAtgcaaattcaaattcgGGTTCTGTATCGATAGCATCTACCACTGATACGTTGGGGTCgccaaatttaaaacaaatAACTAATATGGATAATTATCCAACGAGTGATTTCTCAACAAGTGATGTATCAACGCCGCTGAAGCACTCcctttccaattcttcatcaacaatGTTTCATAAACCACCAGTACCTCCTGCcgcatcatcatcacctCTACCACCAGCACCTTTGGATGAAATTAGAGCTTTATCCTTGGACTCtacttcttcaacaagTATAGATATTGACTCGAAAgaacttttcaatatacCAAATGAGTCAACTCACTCATATTCTTACAATCCTTTATCTCCAAACTCATTGGCAGTAAGGTTGAGCATACTAAAAAGGACACtagaaattattattgggaATCCTGCCATGTTAAGAGAAcctgatgaagatttaaCGTCGATGCCCACAAATAATAGTAGCGTGAAACATAGTAGAACAAATACGAGTTCACTTCACAAAAATActtctaataataataattataataatgataagatATTGGAGAGAACTCAAAGTTTAAGCAATAATCTCTTCCTTAATAATCCTTACTTTCATGGACGTTCAGAGAGAAGTAATTCAGTATCAACTGAAAAGTTGAGGGGAAGAAACGATTCAATGGCAAGTAATAATAGTATCGTTAACACTTTAACTGCCCCTACGGCCGCATTAAATGCATTCGTTTCAAATACAACACCATCCCTACAGcaacaagaaacaaaacCTTCGTTAATACCACCACATGTAACAAAAGTTAGATCAAGCATTAGAAGAGCTAATTCATTGGCCTTCTTACCAACAAGTTGGAACAATTATGATACATCTATGCGtagaatttcaaatagtCATAGAGAAAATTCTACTTCTAATTTGCCAGCAACTTTAAATTTTAGACACCCCTTTGCtacaaataatgaaaccACACTTAATAGTGtggataatgaatttgatgaagaaaacgAAACTGAAAATCTATCTCCAGCTGGTGGTGCATCCATATCCTCACAGGGAGGTAAAACAAACTCGATCCCTTTTATGGATCCTGATTTGAGTGATTCAGTGgaattaataaatacaCAAAGATCAAATCTTATCGCTTTATtggatttattaaatgaaactTTAGAGAATAACGCATCTCCAACTTCTCCAAGAGCTTCAGATTTACACatgatttcattattgaatataaacaaaattattcttaatGGTAATGAATCCGGCGATAGTTACTCATCCAAAGCAGATCAACGGTCCCAAGCATTAAAAAAGACATTGCTTGATAGTCTTGCAGAACCATTCTACGAGCGTACCATTGTGGAAGAATCATTGattgaaagtgaagaagCAACAAGGGAAGAAGTAGATGATTTTGTTGGTTCAGATGACGCTGTCGCATTGGGTGATATGAGACCGCAACAGGATTATGGTCGTATATTAAGAACGTTTACCTCCACAAAGAACTCAGCACCACAGGCTATCTTTACGTGTACTCTAACCAATCCTTGGAAATTTAAAGCAGCTAATGATTTAGCCTGTTTGTTATTCGggatttcaaagaatgcATTGAAGGCATTGACTTTACTAGATTTGATTCATACTGATAGTAGGCCATTCGTATTACATAAGATTTTATCCACAGAAGGTCAAGAATTAGTGTTTGCAGGTGAAATCATTGGTATCATCCAACCAGGTGCAAATAGTAATTCATCGGGTTTAATCTGGGCCTCATTTTGGGCCAAGAGGAAAAATGGTTTGTTAGTATGTGTTTTTGAAAGAGTTCCTTGTGATTATGTTGATGTGCTATTAAATTCAAGTGACTTTTCTGTTGAAAACATTGTAAAGAAAAGTGGACTATTAGATGAAActgatttgaagaatacaAACTCAACACAAACTATAAATCATAATGAAACGCATCCAAAATTTGAACTGGGTGTATTtgatgataaagatgaagatgatgatgattctgaagatgaagattcAATTGCACCAAAGCAAAAGGAAGCGACTAAAACAGTAAAATTTGCCAACGATGTACGTGATCTCGGACAGATTAGTCAATCTTTAaaacaattaattgaagaCGTTTGCGATGGAAAACTGACGTCAccagatgatgatttgTTACCATTATCTCTTAGGGTCTCCAATCATATTAATCAGAAAAGATATTTCACTTTAAATCATCTTTCATCAAACATTCCATGTGCTGTTTCCTCATCTATCTTAGAAAATGAGTTAAAGTTAAAGATACATAGTTTACCATATGAAGCAGGTCTTTTTATTGTGGATTCTCATACTTTACAATTAATAAGTTTTAACAAGTCCATATCCAAGAATATGTTTGGACATCATTTTTCCGAGTTGGTTGGTAAATCAATTACTGAGATTATCCCTTCATTTGCCAAGTTAATGGATTACcttaagaagaaatttccaCACTTAGATGTTAATACATCAAGAAATCAAGGGTTGGTCTTAACAGAACATTTCTTCAGAAAGATGCAAGCAGAAATGCTTGGTGATCCAAGCAGTTTCTACACTTCTGTAGGTATTGATGGTCGCCATCAGGATGGTCGAACCATTAAAGTCGATTTCCAATTACGTGTTATGAATGCAAACGTCATTCTGGTTTGGATTACTCATTCAAGAGAAGTGGCATTAGCTGATTATTCCACAACTCCCTCCCAATTACAAATGttaaaggaaaaagatCTTTCAGTCTTTGGAAGTACGAGTAgctcaaatatttcatcaaagAAATCCTCTGGTAAATATTCTattggatcaattgatGATAGAACTAGCCTTTCTGTTAATACAAGTCATGATAGTAAATCGAGACTTGAAGTGACAACTAATAGAACGATGTCTGACATTGGTTCTGTagacgatgaagatgaaattgatgatacCGGCAGTGAAATAATGGTCGAAGATCCGGAGACTAAACATAAATTAGAGTTGGCCAAGATATATTCCAGAAACAAGTCACAATTTGTTAAGGGTAATTTTAAAGTCgatgaatatttaattaagAGTAAATGCTTTTCAGAAACAGgatcaacaacaaccttggaagaagatgttCCATCGGATACATCATCTCCGCCAAATGAAGTGACTGCAGAACCTCAAACAACATTCTTACGCAAGCCAGCAAAGAAGATTGGTAGTGAAAAGCATATCAAAAAGTTTTCtgatttcttaattctACAAAAGATGGGTGAAGGTGCCTATGGTAAAGTAAATATGTGTATCCACAAGgtgaagaaatatattgttGTCATCAAGAtgattttcaaagaaagaatcTTGGTAGATACATGGGTTAGAGATAGACAATTAGGTACTATTCCATCAGAGATTCAAATTATGGCAACCTTAAATAAGAAACCACATGATAACATCCTGAGCTTAttagatttctttgaagatgatgattattattatatcgAAACACCCGTTCATGGTGAAACCGGTTgtattgatttatttgatttgattgaGTTTAAAACAAATATGACCGAGTTTGAGGCAAAACTAATTTTTAAGCAAATTGTATCCGGAATTAAACATTTACATGATCAAGGTATTGTGCATAGAGATATCAAAGATGAGAATGTGATTGTTGATTCAAAAGGGTGTGTTAAGATTATTGATTTTGGTTCCGCTGCATACGTTAAGAGTGGGCCATTTGATGTCTTTGTTGGTACCATTGATTATGCAGCACCTGAAGTGTTAAGTGGTGAACCATACGAAGGTAAACCTCAAGATATCTGGGCAATTGGTATCTTGTTGTACACGATCgtctttaaagaaaatcCATTTTACAATATCGATGAAATCTTGGAAGGGGAATTAAagtttaataattccaacGATATCAGTGAAGATTGTATTGAGTTGATTAAGAAGATCCTTATTAGATCAGTTCCAAAGAGACCTTTAATTGAAGAgattttcaatgataaaTGGTTAATCCTctga
- the LDS1 gene encoding Lds1p (ancestral locus Anc_7.85) translates to MSIATSLALTGLGGLAYKFDRRQKYEKAPEVAIPFDEYGVKVYKKELTERWSRISLMTSSFLSDFFSIKPYYYPFKGFKEMQLNVAGYMPTITRLYLLYCLSFATVFGIYWVTITPVYFSILLVFGPFGFILTGLHSLLHANLLTMLFLRMSHFNNQLTIVCMKTYGLTVDKDARPTKHFVPLNSLYFWTYYLPYKTMKYGIGFIVLSILLSISFLPIFGPIIFSVIIAPFVSKIYFSKMFRLRGFDDRRREEIFFNRFGLYASFGIVASLTETIPIFSALFISFNTIGCTLLGIEMKLLD, encoded by the coding sequence ATGAGTATCGCAACATCTCTGGCATTAACAGGACTAGGTGGCCTGGCATATAAATTTGATAGAAGGCAGAAGTATGAAAAAGCTCCTGAAGTTGCAATCCCCTTTGATGAATATGGGGTGAAAGTTTACAAAAAGGAACTAACTGAAAGGTGGTCCAGAATATCTTTGATGACATCTTCCTTCTTGAGCGATTTCTTCTCTATAAAGCCATACTATTACCCATTTAAGGGATTCAAGGAGATGCAATTGAATGTTGCCGGTTATATGCCGACAATTACTCGTTTATACTTATTATATTGTCTTTCATTTGCAACTGTGTTCGGAATCTATTGGGTCACCATTACGCCTGTCTACTTTTCAATTCTGCTTGTATTTGGTCCATTTGGGTTCATTCTCACTGGGCTACATTCACTACTACATGCAAATCTCCTCACAATGTTATTTCTAAGAATGTCCCATTTTAATAACCAACTTACCATCGTGTGTATGAAGACTTATGGGTTAACAGTAGATAAAGATGCGAGACCCACAAAACACTTTGTCCCTCTCAACAGCCTTTATTTTTGGACCTATTATTTACCTTATAAGACAATGAAATATGGGATTGGGTTCATTGTCTTATCCATTTTATTATCCATATCATTTTTGCCCATATTTGGCCCAATTATTTTTAGTGTAATTATTGCCCCATTCGTCtccaaaatttatttctcaAAAATGTTTAGATTAAGAGGATTCGATGatagaagaagagaagaaatattttttaacaGATTCGGATTATATGCCTCATTTGGGATAGTGGCATCTTTAACGGAAACTATACCAATCTTTTCTGCTTTATTCATTTCCTTTAATACTATCGGATGTACTTTATTAGGTATCGAAATGAAGCTTTTGGATTAA